A window from Peromyscus eremicus chromosome 1, PerEre_H2_v1, whole genome shotgun sequence encodes these proteins:
- the Tmem86b gene encoding lysoplasmalogenase, with product MDARQEGLPLKTLFSDQHPQVRRWLAPFILTCSVYFLLWIPEDQPSWVSALIKCLPILCLVVFLWAVAPGGSYSWLLQGALVCSAVGDACLIWPEAFLYGMAAFSAAHLFYLWAFGLSPLQPGLLLYIILASLVYYSSILPHLELDMVLPVLAYGLILSSMLWRSLVWGGSAGWGGVLFTISDGVLAWNTFVNSLPFARLMTMSTYYAAQLLITLSALRNPGLKTH from the exons ATGGATGCTAGACAAGAAGGGCTGCCCCTGAAGACACTCTTCTCAGACCAA CACCCACAGGTCCGCAGGTGGCTGGCCCCCTTCATCCTTACCTGCTCAGTCTACTTCCTCCTCTGGATTCCTGAGGACCAGCCTTCCTGGGTCAGTGCCCTGATCAAGTGCCTGCCCATCCTCTGCCTGGTTGTGTTCCTGTGGGCTGTGGCCCCTGGTGGAAGCTACTCCTGGCTCCTCCAGGGAGCTCTTGTGTGTTCTGCTGTGGGAGATGCCTGCCTCATCTGGCCTGAAGCTTTCCTTTATG GCATGGCTGCCTTCTCTGCTGCCCATTTATTCTACCTCTGGGCTTTTGGCCTGTCCCCACTGCAGCCCGGATTGCTGCTGTACATCATCCTGGCCTCGCTCGTATACTACAGCTCCATCCTGCCACACCTTGAGCTGGACATGGTCCTTCCCGTGTTGGCCTATGGGCTGATCCTGAGCTCCATGCTGTGGCGCAGCCTTGTCTGGGGTGGGAGTGCTGGCTGGGGCGGTGTGCTCTTCACAATCTCCGATGGTGTGCTGGCCTGGAACACTTTCGTCAACTCCTTACCTTTTGCCCGCCTAATGACCATGAGCACCTACTATGCAGCCCAGCTCCTTATCACCCTGTCAGCCCTCAGGAACCCAGGGCTCAAAACCCACTAA